In one Vibrio sp. VB16 genomic region, the following are encoded:
- a CDS encoding LysR substrate-binding domain-containing protein yields the protein MRFNHTSVTGGGDKDSFVETALAEQGLRRRIQFTVPFFTSALTAICRSDMLLVIPEHIAISMQQSFSIKYFPLPIEAPKQKYWLIWHPKYDNDPSHKWLRETVLSVMRSSMCLMAMVSME from the coding sequence TTGCGCTTTAATCACACCTCGGTGACTGGTGGCGGAGATAAAGACAGCTTTGTTGAGACAGCACTAGCCGAACAAGGGCTCCGTCGCCGAATTCAATTTACTGTCCCGTTCTTTACATCTGCGCTAACGGCAATCTGTCGTTCCGATATGTTGCTTGTTATCCCTGAGCACATTGCTATAAGCATGCAACAATCTTTTTCAATCAAGTATTTTCCTTTGCCTATTGAAGCGCCAAAACAAAAATATTGGCTGATATGGCACCCAAAATACGACAATGATCCTTCTCACAAGTGGTTAAGGGAAACGGTATTGAGTGTCATGCGAAGTTCTATGTGTTTAATGGCGATGGTCAGCATGGAATAG
- a CDS encoding iron-containing alcohol dehydrogenase yields the protein MNIQRCHFTLKKHVFSGYAKLMKPITNRLSFPTPTIIANHSAVTNMVEQLQMEGIQRPVVITDSVFSTLPAFQILVDALNTASINYAIFDGVVPDPDFVVISKGIEACKSHNFDAVIAIGGGSSIDAAKVINTCALNNTLPRKTVGLFRIRRKGAYFVAIPTTAGTGSETTIVSVVTDEIDHQKKQVISMKIVPDLAVLDPRLMIGLPPAITATTGIDALTHAMESYLSLFSTPDLDKINLDTIRDIFAYLPQCYGEGSTSLENRLKMAQASHNAGITFTQTSVGWAHGIAHQLGAYYKMPHGLANALVLPHVLKFYVPTATKRMAEMAEAIGITEGSNLEKANKLVDSVIALCEILNIRVEPNMIQQSDIKAMSANIIKEVYVSPYPVPRYFGSQYELEAFICTIFK from the coding sequence ATGAATATTCAACGCTGCCATTTCACATTAAAAAAACATGTTTTTTCAGGCTATGCGAAGCTTATGAAACCCATTACCAATCGTCTTTCTTTTCCAACACCAACCATTATCGCAAACCACTCGGCGGTGACGAATATGGTTGAACAATTGCAAATGGAAGGAATTCAACGTCCCGTCGTGATTACCGATAGCGTATTTAGTACGCTGCCAGCTTTTCAGATCTTAGTAGACGCATTGAATACGGCTTCAATTAATTATGCGATATTTGATGGCGTCGTTCCCGACCCTGATTTTGTTGTCATTAGTAAAGGCATTGAAGCGTGCAAGAGCCACAACTTTGACGCCGTAATTGCGATTGGTGGAGGGTCTTCTATCGACGCGGCTAAAGTCATTAATACCTGCGCATTAAATAACACTCTGCCAAGAAAAACGGTTGGCCTATTTAGGATAAGACGCAAAGGCGCCTATTTTGTCGCCATCCCGACGACCGCAGGAACAGGGTCAGAAACCACGATTGTTTCTGTCGTCACAGATGAAATTGATCATCAGAAGAAACAAGTCATCAGTATGAAGATTGTTCCCGACCTTGCCGTGTTAGACCCTAGGTTAATGATTGGCTTGCCCCCTGCTATTACCGCAACGACAGGAATCGACGCGCTCACTCATGCCATGGAATCCTATCTAAGTTTGTTTTCAACACCGGATCTAGACAAAATAAATCTAGACACGATTCGGGATATTTTTGCCTACCTACCTCAATGTTATGGGGAAGGGTCCACATCATTAGAAAATCGTTTAAAGATGGCTCAAGCCTCTCATAATGCTGGCATAACCTTTACTCAAACGAGTGTTGGTTGGGCTCATGGTATCGCACATCAACTCGGGGCGTACTATAAGATGCCCCACGGACTTGCCAACGCCTTAGTGCTTCCACATGTGTTGAAGTTTTATGTACCAACTGCAACAAAGAGAATGGCCGAGATGGCAGAAGCAATTGGTATCACTGAGGGCAGTAACTTAGAAAAGGCAAATAAATTAGTGGACAGCGTTATAGCGCTTTGTGAAATACTTAATATTAGAGTTGAACCCAATATGATTCAACAATCAGACATAAAAGCCATGAGTGCGAATATTATTAAAGAGGTGTACGTCAGTCCATATCCAGTGCCTCGTTACTTTGGTTCACAATATGAGCTTGAGGCCTTTATTTGTACTATCTTTAAATAA
- a CDS encoding alkaline phosphatase, with the protein MKFDKTVLAITMSLTLVAPVCQAEVKNLILMIGDGMGPQQVGLLELYAREAPSSIYNGKSTAISKFAEEGLVGMSLVHPDDSIVVDSACSATQLAIGQFAPSEVIGLDAKGNPAETILEKAKRLGKATGLVSDTRITHATPASFAAHQPHRSLENTIAAEMLASGVDVMLSGGIRHWLPKEVNDKGKIYDEFVEMTDGAVKIKSKRKDSKNLITDAHDAGYQIAFTKDQLAATTSDSKLLGLFAYSGMYNGIRYTATKDDPKRTQPTLKEMTMKALDVLSQDEDGFFLMIEGGQIDWAGHNNDAGTMLHDLLKFDDAIEYVYDWVQNRTDTMVVITADHETGSFGFSYSAANLPKAKKLPGSGFADREYKPNFNFGDKSLLDRLYAQSMSFDDMTSEFYDLDKSMQTPEAFRDIMNDHTDFPITLEQATAILTDVPNPYKTPGHSYLSADTLPAIHDFQSFYVYGDEIRWDLMGRALAEQQNIVWGTGTHTSTPVGVIAWGPMKEIKPFSQITHHSQVGQYMMDNIK; encoded by the coding sequence ATGAAATTTGACAAGACAGTACTGGCTATAACGATGAGTCTCACCTTGGTGGCGCCTGTTTGCCAAGCAGAGGTTAAAAATCTCATTTTAATGATCGGTGATGGTATGGGACCACAGCAGGTTGGCCTACTAGAGTTATACGCTCGTGAAGCGCCAAGCTCTATATATAATGGCAAATCAACTGCGATCAGTAAGTTTGCTGAAGAAGGGCTCGTTGGCATGTCATTGGTACACCCCGATGATTCTATCGTCGTAGACTCCGCTTGTTCTGCTACTCAATTAGCTATTGGTCAATTTGCACCTTCTGAGGTTATTGGCCTTGATGCAAAGGGGAATCCTGCGGAAACCATACTTGAAAAAGCGAAGCGTTTAGGCAAAGCGACGGGTCTTGTCTCTGATACTCGCATCACCCACGCGACGCCAGCCTCTTTTGCTGCCCATCAACCGCACCGTTCACTAGAAAACACTATTGCGGCAGAGATGTTAGCTTCAGGTGTCGATGTCATGCTTTCAGGTGGCATACGCCATTGGCTGCCAAAAGAAGTGAATGACAAAGGGAAAATTTATGACGAATTTGTCGAAATGACTGACGGTGCAGTAAAAATAAAATCAAAACGTAAGGACAGCAAAAACTTAATTACTGATGCACATGACGCTGGCTACCAAATCGCTTTTACCAAAGACCAATTAGCCGCAACCACTAGCGATAGTAAATTACTCGGGTTGTTCGCCTACTCTGGTATGTATAACGGCATTCGCTATACCGCGACGAAAGATGACCCTAAACGTACACAACCAACGTTGAAAGAAATGACGATGAAAGCGCTTGATGTTTTGAGCCAAGATGAAGATGGATTTTTCTTAATGATTGAAGGTGGTCAGATTGACTGGGCGGGTCATAACAATGATGCGGGTACTATGCTGCATGACCTCTTGAAATTTGATGACGCTATCGAGTATGTCTACGATTGGGTTCAAAATCGCACAGATACCATGGTTGTCATCACAGCGGATCATGAAACGGGTTCATTTGGATTCAGTTATTCAGCCGCAAACTTACCTAAAGCTAAAAAGCTGCCCGGTTCTGGGTTTGCTGATCGCGAGTACAAACCAAACTTCAACTTTGGAGACAAATCGTTGTTAGATAGGCTCTACGCTCAATCTATGAGCTTCGATGATATGACGTCTGAATTCTACGATCTTGATAAGTCGATGCAAACGCCTGAGGCATTTCGTGACATCATGAATGACCATACCGATTTTCCAATTACTCTTGAACAAGCGACAGCTATCTTAACGGATGTACCCAATCCATATAAGACACCAGGGCATTCATACTTAAGCGCGGATACTCTGCCTGCTATACATGACTTCCAATCATTCTATGTATACGGCGATGAAATTCGGTGGGATCTTATGGGACGGGCACTGGCAGAGCAGCAAAACATTGTCTGGGGTACTGGTACACATACCTCTACACCCGTCGGGGTGATTGCTTGGGGCCCTATGAAAGAAATAAAGCCATTCTCTCAGATAACGCACCACTCCCAAGTTGGTCAGTACATGATGGATAACATTAAATAA
- a CDS encoding acyltransferase family protein, translated as MSDGIHTGAASQRLYFLDWVRVFAFAFLIFYHTAMMFVDWSFHIESGYNSVLLKSIMLLTSTWRLDILFIVSGVAMSYMITKMPLKSFTWQRVIKLYLPLLFAVVVVVAPQSYYEAIQKGVFEGSFWQFWSTFYFTFTWDERMEAPFPTYNHMWYVLYLFHYTLVLLPLMKFINSTTGKAFLATIERWLSKKRRIIYVPIVIYLSIYLLFNEHKITHAFHNDWYGHSLFLFAVILGLFFVRMPLIWPSFEENRYRTLALGLASYGVLLLIYNLPAEDFIVDKSLAWDLIRLIVKWSWIALIIGFSRRHLNFSNRALQYCNQAVYPFFILHQTIIIVFGYYVIGWKLPGVMAFLVICCGTFIICALLYELVIKQAALLRFLFGMKSKQITQTTS; from the coding sequence ATGTCGGATGGAATACATACTGGTGCAGCGAGTCAACGGCTCTACTTTCTCGATTGGGTTCGAGTGTTCGCCTTTGCTTTTCTCATTTTTTATCATACAGCAATGATGTTTGTGGACTGGAGTTTTCATATTGAAAGTGGTTATAACAGCGTCTTGCTAAAATCTATTATGTTACTCACTTCAACCTGGCGCCTCGATATACTGTTTATCGTGTCTGGCGTCGCAATGAGCTATATGATCACCAAGATGCCACTGAAATCGTTTACTTGGCAACGCGTCATTAAACTCTATCTTCCGTTGCTGTTTGCCGTCGTGGTGGTCGTTGCGCCACAATCTTATTATGAAGCAATCCAAAAAGGGGTGTTTGAAGGTTCATTTTGGCAGTTCTGGTCTACATTTTATTTTACATTTACTTGGGATGAGCGCATGGAGGCCCCCTTTCCTACCTACAATCATATGTGGTACGTGCTCTATCTATTTCACTACACCCTTGTACTTCTTCCCCTGATGAAATTTATCAACAGCACAACAGGAAAGGCTTTTCTTGCCACGATTGAGCGCTGGCTGTCAAAAAAGAGGCGTATTATTTATGTTCCTATCGTCATTTACCTATCGATATATCTCTTATTCAATGAACACAAGATAACCCATGCATTTCATAACGACTGGTACGGTCATAGCCTCTTTCTTTTTGCGGTGATACTGGGACTCTTCTTTGTTCGAATGCCACTTATATGGCCATCTTTTGAAGAAAATCGATATCGAACCTTAGCCTTAGGGTTAGCAAGCTATGGTGTACTTCTGCTTATCTATAACCTACCCGCCGAAGACTTCATCGTTGACAAAAGCCTCGCTTGGGATCTGATACGATTAATTGTCAAGTGGTCATGGATCGCACTCATTATTGGTTTTTCAAGAAGGCACCTTAATTTCAGTAATCGGGCTTTACAATATTGCAATCAGGCCGTGTACCCATTTTTCATTCTGCATCAGACGATAATAATCGTGTTCGGCTATTATGTTATTGGTTGGAAGTTACCTGGAGTGATGGCATTTCTAGTCATATGCTGTGGCACATTCATTATATGTGCTTTACTTTACGAGCTTGTCATCAAGCAAGCTGCTCTTCTAAGGTTTCTTTTCGGAATGAAATCAAAGCAGATAACACAAACAACAAGTTAA
- a CDS encoding glutamate synthase-related protein: MSNPIVENNKPINVELTKDQEYYFCTCGRSGNQPYCDGSHAGSGFKPKSFIANESGGAYLCRCKHTANPPYCDGSHKQFSSEQVGQEGPGVQIQPAGTMPVAAATKEEPTVEFIHQLAREGLSKMGHHGPMTSMGVPRNELPHWDDLQIMVAQMATKPLLEDVPVSTQLVIGPNAKKPLTLNIPLFVSDMSFGALSEEAKVSLATGAELAGTGICSGEGGMLPEEQAANSRYFYEFASAGFGYDESKLINVQAFHFKGGQGAKTGTGGHLPGNKNIGKIAEVRGIEAGTAAISPPTFKNLHTAEDFKKFADRVREVTGGIPIGFKLSANHIESDIQFALDASADYIILDGRGGGTGAAPEMFRDHISVPTIPALARARAYLDKQGVSGEVTLIVTGGLRVPMDFVKAMALGADGVAISNSAMQSIGCVAARMCNTNNCPAGIATQKADLRQRLNVSKASVQLKNFFEASVELMQVMSRACGHDALNKFNKNDLATWKKEMAQLSGVKYSGVSKM; encoded by the coding sequence ATGAGCAACCCAATTGTCGAAAACAACAAACCTATCAACGTCGAATTGACGAAAGATCAAGAGTATTATTTTTGCACCTGTGGTCGCTCAGGGAATCAGCCCTATTGTGATGGCTCCCATGCAGGGTCAGGTTTTAAGCCTAAAAGCTTCATTGCGAACGAAAGTGGCGGGGCCTATCTTTGTCGCTGTAAACACACCGCTAATCCACCCTATTGTGATGGATCTCATAAACAGTTCTCTAGTGAACAAGTTGGGCAGGAAGGACCCGGTGTTCAGATACAGCCGGCAGGTACTATGCCGGTCGCTGCAGCCACCAAAGAAGAACCGACGGTCGAATTTATCCATCAATTGGCACGAGAAGGCCTCTCCAAAATGGGACATCACGGTCCCATGACGTCGATGGGTGTACCAAGGAATGAACTCCCTCATTGGGATGACCTACAGATTATGGTTGCACAGATGGCGACCAAGCCGTTGCTAGAGGATGTTCCAGTGAGCACTCAATTGGTTATCGGTCCCAATGCCAAAAAGCCACTGACACTAAATATTCCCCTGTTTGTATCCGATATGAGCTTTGGCGCGCTGTCGGAAGAAGCAAAGGTTTCATTAGCGACCGGAGCCGAGTTGGCCGGAACAGGAATATGCTCGGGAGAGGGAGGAATGTTGCCGGAAGAACAGGCCGCAAACTCACGTTACTTCTATGAGTTCGCGAGCGCTGGGTTTGGATATGATGAATCCAAGTTAATCAATGTGCAGGCGTTTCATTTTAAAGGCGGCCAAGGTGCGAAGACAGGGACAGGTGGTCACTTGCCGGGCAATAAAAATATCGGGAAAATTGCCGAAGTTAGGGGGATAGAAGCAGGGACTGCTGCCATATCACCGCCCACCTTTAAGAATCTTCATACCGCAGAAGATTTTAAAAAGTTTGCAGACAGAGTTCGTGAAGTGACCGGTGGTATTCCAATTGGCTTTAAACTCAGTGCCAACCATATTGAAAGTGATATCCAGTTTGCGCTGGATGCCAGTGCCGATTATATCATCCTTGATGGGCGTGGTGGGGGTACGGGCGCGGCACCAGAGATGTTTAGGGACCATATTAGTGTGCCAACCATTCCGGCATTAGCACGAGCGCGTGCTTACCTAGATAAACAAGGCGTGAGTGGAGAAGTGACCTTGATAGTCACGGGCGGACTTCGTGTTCCAATGGATTTTGTGAAAGCAATGGCATTAGGAGCCGATGGGGTGGCTATATCCAATAGTGCTATGCAATCCATTGGCTGTGTTGCGGCTCGGATGTGTAACACCAACAATTGTCCTGCTGGTATTGCGACTCAAAAGGCCGACCTACGCCAAAGGTTGAATGTTAGCAAAGCGTCGGTGCAGTTGAAGAACTTCTTTGAAGCCTCGGTCGAGTTGATGCAGGTGATGTCTAGAGCTTGTGGGCATGATGCGCTAAACAAGTTTAACAAAAATGATCTGGCGACTTGGAAGAAAGAGATGGCGCAATTGTCGGGTGTGAAGTATTCAGGAGTGAGTAAGATGTAG
- a CDS encoding nucleoside permease, which produces MKSTNKKLSVMMFIEWFIWGAWFVPLWQILTSNGFTPTQIAWSYACTAIAAILSPILVGSITDRFFPAQKVLSVMLIAGAALMYLAAQQTEFSSFFPLLLLYSLTYMPTIALTNSIAFSNVEDVERDFPRIRVLGTIGWIASGIAIGFLPGWLGYGDISSSNIPLIITAVSSAILGVFALVLPNTPPKSTGKLSLKVMLGLDALVLLKDRNFLAFFVCSFMFSMPLAFYYIFANGFLTEVGMSNATGWMTLGQFSEIFFMLALPFFTKRFGIKKVLLLGLTTAAIRYGFFVYGSADTWYLYSILFAGILLHGVSYDFYFVTAYIYVDKKAPAHMRTAAQGLITLGCQGIGSLLGYRLGGVLMEKMFAYDEPQNGLSFDWAGMWGFGGVMIAVILLIFVFFFREPNGEIKEIQIDQNDNQSNVEKAEA; this is translated from the coding sequence ATGAAATCTACAAACAAAAAATTATCAGTCATGATGTTTATCGAATGGTTTATCTGGGGAGCATGGTTTGTTCCTCTGTGGCAAATACTGACTTCAAACGGATTTACACCCACTCAAATCGCATGGTCTTACGCTTGTACGGCTATCGCGGCAATTCTATCCCCTATTCTAGTCGGTTCAATCACGGACCGATTTTTCCCTGCTCAAAAAGTCCTTTCTGTGATGTTGATTGCAGGTGCAGCATTAATGTATCTGGCGGCGCAACAAACTGAATTTTCGAGTTTTTTCCCTTTATTGTTGCTCTATTCATTAACCTACATGCCCACAATTGCGTTAACAAACAGTATCGCATTTTCGAACGTAGAAGACGTGGAACGAGACTTCCCAAGAATTCGCGTATTAGGCACGATCGGATGGATTGCATCCGGTATTGCTATCGGTTTCCTACCGGGTTGGTTAGGTTATGGCGATATCTCTTCGAGCAATATCCCACTTATAATTACGGCGGTTAGTTCAGCTATTTTAGGTGTGTTTGCACTGGTATTACCGAATACGCCACCGAAAAGTACTGGCAAACTCAGTCTTAAAGTCATGCTTGGTCTAGATGCACTGGTACTACTAAAAGATCGTAACTTTTTGGCCTTCTTTGTCTGTTCATTCATGTTCAGCATGCCACTCGCTTTCTATTACATCTTTGCTAATGGGTTCTTAACAGAAGTAGGGATGAGTAATGCAACCGGTTGGATGACATTAGGTCAGTTTTCTGAAATATTCTTCATGTTAGCGTTACCTTTTTTCACTAAGCGCTTTGGTATTAAAAAGGTACTACTTCTTGGTCTCACTACTGCGGCTATTCGGTATGGCTTCTTTGTCTACGGCAGTGCCGATACTTGGTATCTATATTCAATATTATTCGCAGGTATCTTACTTCACGGCGTAAGTTACGATTTCTATTTCGTCACCGCTTACATTTATGTCGATAAAAAAGCCCCTGCCCATATGCGTACCGCGGCTCAAGGTCTTATCACCTTAGGTTGTCAAGGCATCGGTAGCTTATTAGGGTACCGTTTAGGTGGTGTTCTAATGGAGAAAATGTTTGCTTACGATGAACCTCAAAACGGTCTGTCTTTTGATTGGGCAGGAATGTGGGGCTTT
- a CDS encoding methyl-accepting chemotaxis protein — MKFNYKIVAASSLMLFVSVSFLTIEQLYTVKSHIDSQIDRNIKEMLSSVKNYTFSELQAQKNVAKAVSEFVEFSAEDYQHAQKVVESPQVKTSFLAAGVGYESNGKMLENVDTWEAGDDFDPRTRPWYKQSKQAQKIILTQPYLNDSTNEINVSIGSPLHQKGRYIGSMFFDVSLTNLSEAVNQFNTFDAGYIFIVTESGSTIAHPNNTFNGVNISDYLPNINIRDGAQETELAGKNLQVTFMQIPGENWYVGAVVDEELAYSALNSLRNKSILFSVIALVLSIFALTYWIRYLLRPLANFNDAIHGIATGHGDLTQRLDTNTDEEFSLLAKSFNTFVSKLQDQLKQSKTLGTSIKEGTEMTAEGAKQSAQAMGTQLKELEQLATAMHEMSVTSTEVANNANQAATSVKEAEQATSNGSDMVSDTANTIENLSSKIEYAVEEVKALTIASNNIESILKVINDIADQTNLLALNAAIEAARAGDSGRGFAVVADEVRNLAQKTQKSTTEIKGMIEQLQSGAKSVSEAMNQSQLEADQAVKQATGANSALGDIQALILTISDMNTQIASAAEEQSLVSEEVNANTLNIKSLSEQVAEAAGNANLAMKTQIKNVNDQDVLLNSFKV; from the coding sequence ATGAAGTTTAACTACAAGATTGTGGCGGCATCATCGTTAATGTTGTTTGTGTCGGTTTCGTTTTTGACTATAGAGCAGCTATATACTGTTAAGAGTCACATTGACTCTCAGATCGATAGAAATATTAAAGAGATGTTGAGTAGCGTAAAAAATTACACATTCTCTGAGTTACAGGCTCAAAAAAATGTCGCAAAAGCGGTGAGCGAATTTGTGGAGTTTTCTGCAGAAGATTACCAACATGCTCAGAAAGTAGTTGAAAGCCCGCAAGTTAAGACGTCTTTTCTTGCCGCAGGTGTCGGGTACGAATCAAATGGTAAGATGCTTGAAAATGTGGACACGTGGGAGGCGGGCGACGATTTCGACCCTCGAACTCGCCCTTGGTACAAACAATCTAAGCAGGCACAGAAAATTATCTTAACTCAGCCTTATTTGAATGATTCAACCAATGAAATAAACGTATCTATAGGCAGCCCTTTACATCAAAAAGGACGCTATATAGGGAGTATGTTTTTTGATGTCTCACTGACTAATCTATCGGAAGCGGTGAATCAATTTAATACATTTGATGCGGGTTATATATTTATTGTGACTGAGTCGGGCAGCACTATTGCTCATCCAAATAACACATTTAATGGCGTCAATATTTCCGATTACTTGCCGAATATTAATATTCGAGATGGTGCGCAAGAAACAGAGCTGGCAGGTAAAAACCTGCAGGTTACGTTTATGCAAATACCCGGAGAAAACTGGTATGTTGGCGCGGTTGTAGATGAAGAACTGGCTTATTCTGCACTCAATAGCCTGCGAAATAAGTCAATCTTATTTAGCGTCATTGCGCTGGTACTTAGTATTTTTGCTTTGACTTACTGGATTCGATATCTACTGCGCCCTCTGGCAAATTTTAATGACGCTATTCACGGTATTGCTACTGGACACGGAGATCTAACTCAACGTCTAGATACCAACACCGACGAAGAGTTTTCTCTATTAGCGAAAAGTTTTAATACCTTCGTCAGTAAACTTCAGGACCAACTAAAACAGTCAAAGACACTCGGCACCAGTATTAAAGAAGGGACTGAGATGACAGCCGAAGGTGCGAAACAATCGGCACAAGCAATGGGTACACAGCTAAAAGAGTTAGAGCAACTTGCCACCGCTATGCATGAAATGTCGGTCACTTCTACAGAAGTCGCCAACAATGCTAATCAAGCCGCGACATCAGTTAAAGAGGCAGAGCAAGCAACCAGTAACGGATCAGACATGGTGAGTGATACGGCAAACACAATAGAAAATCTATCGAGTAAAATTGAGTATGCCGTTGAAGAAGTAAAAGCGCTGACCATTGCATCTAATAACATTGAGTCTATTTTAAAAGTCATCAACGATATTGCAGACCAAACAAACCTATTGGCTTTGAATGCTGCTATTGAAGCTGCACGTGCTGGAGATTCAGGTCGAGGTTTTGCTGTGGTCGCTGATGAAGTTAGAAATCTGGCTCAAAAAACGCAGAAATCGACAACAGAAATAAAGGGCATGATAGAACAGTTGCAAAGCGGTGCTAAATCCGTTTCTGAAGCAATGAATCAAAGTCAACTTGAAGCGGATCAAGCCGTTAAACAAGCGACAGGCGCAAACTCGGCCCTAGGTGATATTCAGGCACTCATTCTAACCATCAGTGATATGAATACTCAGATTGCATCAGCAGCGGAAGAACAAAGCTTGGTGTCGGAAGAGGTGAACGCGAATACTCTAAATATCAAATCTCTTTCTGAGCAAGTTGCCGAGGCCGCGGGTAATGCTAATTTGGCAATGAAAACCCAAATAAAAAATGTAAATGATCAAGACGTATTACTCAATAGCTTTAAGGTGTAG
- a CDS encoding membrane lipoprotein lipid attachment site-containing protein has translation MKKIIFLTFAVLSLSACSGVRQTDQAFDSHAESVNFLFLQFPGGDTQERAMELVPENAEVVTVQSTPSDTTSVLGVLNRLIGIDQTKVSGTVDTAE, from the coding sequence ATGAAAAAAATTATCTTTCTTACCTTCGCTGTCTTAAGTCTTTCGGCTTGTTCGGGTGTGCGCCAAACAGACCAAGCTTTCGATTCACATGCAGAAAGTGTTAACTTTCTATTTCTTCAGTTTCCTGGCGGTGACACTCAAGAGCGCGCGATGGAACTTGTACCAGAAAATGCCGAGGTCGTTACGGTTCAATCAACCCCTTCCGATACTACGTCTGTACTGGGTGTCTTAAACCGCCTGATTGGCATCGACCAAACTAAGGTTTCCGGTACCGTAGACACCGCTGAGTAA
- a CDS encoding LytR/AlgR family response regulator transcription factor produces MMLLKTIEKRPQLSIFLFFSLYIIINNTINATSIIMEALRSGGELSFPFWSPFLSEYSSAVGFMLALPLIAALLNKFPLTWLLYKKNLIWHFLGSILFSLIHVFLMVLIRKIIFFTQGIHYQFGDMSLELFYEYRKDAWLYVFFVLYSYSFNFVISRMIGEAKLVDEGEDEPVQQSIDRLLIRKLGKEFIVKIDDIEWLESSGNYVNLHIKERVYPIRATLGGLIEQISDRGFCRIHRSYGINLDEVESITPQPSGDAEIKLKNGKLLNLSRHYKDSFRMKLG; encoded by the coding sequence ATGATGCTTTTAAAAACAATAGAGAAGCGTCCCCAATTATCAATATTTCTGTTTTTTTCGCTCTACATAATCATCAATAACACCATCAATGCGACGTCGATTATCATGGAGGCGCTCCGGAGTGGCGGTGAGTTATCCTTTCCATTTTGGTCTCCTTTTCTTTCGGAGTATTCCAGTGCTGTCGGTTTTATGTTGGCATTGCCTCTGATCGCAGCCTTGTTAAATAAATTTCCATTAACTTGGCTACTTTACAAAAAAAATCTGATTTGGCACTTTTTAGGGTCAATTTTGTTTTCGTTGATCCACGTGTTTTTGATGGTACTGATACGAAAAATTATTTTTTTTACTCAAGGAATACACTATCAATTTGGTGATATGTCCTTGGAGTTATTTTATGAATATCGGAAGGACGCGTGGCTCTACGTGTTTTTTGTATTGTATAGCTACAGTTTCAATTTCGTGATCAGTCGAATGATTGGTGAGGCCAAACTGGTGGATGAAGGTGAAGATGAACCAGTACAGCAATCTATAGATAGACTGTTAATTAGAAAGCTTGGAAAGGAATTTATAGTTAAGATTGATGATATAGAGTGGTTAGAGTCATCCGGAAACTATGTCAACTTGCATATAAAAGAGCGGGTCTATCCTATCCGTGCCACATTAGGCGGCCTAATAGAACAGATTTCAGACAGAGGTTTTTGTAGAATACACCGTTCATACGGAATCAACCTAGACGAAGTAGAGTCTATCACCCCTCAGCCAAGTGGTGATGCAGAGATCAAACTTAAAAACGGTAAGCTCTTAAATCTCTCTCGACACTACAAAGACAGCTTTAGAATGAAATTGGGTTAA